GACGGACCTTCGACGCTCAACCCGTTGCCACGTGATGCGACGTAAAGCTCCAGCGCGATGAATTCTGCACTGCCGGGGCTGTAGGTTTCCGCGCGGGTGTCGCGAATACAGCCTTTGAAACGCGAATGCGCGCCGTTCAGTTTGGTATTCTTCAGACGATAGACCGGAAAGCCGTTGATCTGTCCCTGACTCAGATGGTCAGCGCGGATCATGTTGCCATAGTTGTCTTCATGGCAATTGGCGCAGGATAATTCCAGCTGGCCGGTGCGGGTATAGTACAATTCCTTGCCCAACTCCCACGTTGACTGTGCGGGACCGTCAATGGCCACATTCACCGGCAAACCGCGCGAGACCGAAGACAGTGCCGCTTCCATGTTGATGGCGTCACCCTTGTCATATTTCCAGGCCTCCGCACCCATGCGGTTTACGCGGCAATCGTTGACCTGCATTTGTAGGGTACGCACCTCGCCGGCGGCCTCGTTCCACTTGGGGTAGGTCGCCTTGACCCCCGCCATGCTGTCCATCTCGTTGTGACAGGAGGAACAGGATTTGCCTTCGGAACCTTCTGCGGTGTCCCATGCTTCCAATGCTTTTTCGACAAAGATCATGCCGGGATTGTCAAAATCATCGGCCTGCATTGCGCGGGTTTCTGTGCCGCGGAATAACCAGCCTGACATCACCTCGTCCAGAGCATCCGACAGATGCGCAGGGGCCGTAGTGCGGGTTACGATTTCGGTTTCTTCATTCAGTATCAGATTGTCATCAACCGGGTCTGCCGATGCGATGGACGTGGCCATCAGCGTCGCCAAAAAGGCACCTGTCAATTTCCGCATGGTTTCCCTCCCAAGAATATTCATTCAGCCGATCGCGATTGATTTTGTTTCTTCATAGACCGAGCCGTCATCGTCGTACCACGTGAACTTGAATTCGCCGGCCTCGGGCACCAAGGCTTCGAATTCGAAGTATGGGTTGGTCGAGATCGCCGGTTCCATCTTTACGTCAACGACATTCTCGCCGTTAAAATCACAGGTGAAACGGTTGATAATCGAGCGGGGGATGGCTTTGCCGTCATCATCCTTGCGCTGACCGGACTCCATTTTGTGGCTGATCAGCGTCTTAATGGTGATCGCCTCACCAGCTGTTGCTTTCTTCGGAACTTTGACGCGGGGTTTTACACCAGATGCCATGATAATTCTCCTTCGTATCTGATTTAGCCGCCGCAGCCGCCGATTGTGACTTTGACCGTGCTGGAAGCCTGAACGAATGATCCGTCTTCCAGTTTTGCAATCGCCACCAGGTCTTGTGTGCCGGCCAGCCGGATGCGTGTGGAGGCAGCGCGCGAAGCGGCCAGTTTGCCGAATTTGAAGGTTGCAACGGCGGGTGTGGGGTTGCCCAGAGCCAGAACCATGATTTCGGTCGCGGAGCCGGAGGAAACCTCGATTGGCACTGTATTGCCGTTCTCGGCAATTTCAGGTGCAGTCAGTTTGATGTCGCCTGTGCCCACCTCTGCGCCCCCGGTGAAGGCGGCAATCGCCTCGTCGCTTGTTGCAGCGGAGGCGCGTAGCGGCAGGCCCGCGACCAGCAGCGCACCGGCACCCATTGCAATTGCATTCCGTCTTGTGAATTCCATGTTTTTTACTCCTGATTTTCCCGCATGAACGGGATGTCTCGAAGGGCCAGCCATCCCAACAAGGGCGCTGTTACGCTGCGGGACCGTCTATTCCTTGAGGGTGACCAGATAGGCCACAACATCTTCGATTTGCTGTGCGGTCAAAATGGGGCCGAATGTATCGTCCGCTGCTTTACCGGTATAGGCATTGCCAGGGCGGATGAACCCTTCGGTTTTGTAGAAAGACGGCATCATGCTGTCCTCGAACATGATCTTGGCATTGGCCACGATCCCGCGCAGTTCCGCTTCGGACCAACGCTCGCCTGCGCCATCCAGCATCGGGCCAATCTCGCCCTGAAACGGGACATCGGCCAGATCGCTGACCTGATGACAGGCCACACAGTTGCCCTGTTTTTTGTCCCCTACAATGATGCGCCCATTGGCAGCGTCACCGGCTGTACCAGACAGGGACTGCGCAACCGCACCATCCTCGGTAAAGCTGACAGCAGTCGGCAGCACCTCACTTGCGAAGGCCACAGAAGCCGTTAGTCCGATGACGGCGGCAGAAATGACAGAAATCCTCATGCGTCCTCCCAAACGTTTTTTTATTTCAGCTACCGTAACGCAGGGAAACCGGATGACGCAACAACAAATTCAACTACTTGAATTTTTTAAGGTTGCTGCGCGGGGCCGTGTTTCGTCGGCCTAGTTGCTTTGCTCTGCAAACTTACGTGCATGATATTTCTGGAAAGTCTCCTCGCCTTCATATCCTTTTTCGACGATCCAGTTCAGCATGTTGAACGTCGTGTGCCGCCCAAAAGCCCCCGGCATCGTGGCCACCGCCGCCTGTGTTGCAGTGGCGTCTGCATCGACCTCCTCGGGGAAAAACAGAATCATCGGGGTGAACAGCGCACCCCATTTCTTGACCATTTCCTTTTCCGGCAGGGCAGTGCCGTCAAAATCTGTCACCTCGATGTCGCCAAACATGTTGATCTGCACAACAAAGTAGTTTTCTTCGATGAAGGCAGCGATTTCGGGCACAACAAACACTTCTTCATGCATCTTGGTACAATAGATACAGCCGCGCTGTTCGATCATTACCATCAGGCGTTTGCCCTCGTCGGTTGCCTCTGCCAGATCCTCGGACAGGTCTTTGAAGGTGTCGCGCATCCATGGGGTTTTGTGCAGACCATCGTCGCCCAGTTCGGCGGCAAAGGCGGTGGCGGTCATAACGAAGGTGACGCAGGCGGCAATCAACAGTCTCATTTGGTATTCTCCTAACGCAGCACGCCGATGTCCGGCCCGACGGCCAGCATCCATTGAGCGATATAATTCATTGAATTGGTCGCAATCAGCAAGCCAAAGACGATCAGCATGCCGCCCATGATTTTTTCGATTGTGCCAAGGTGACGGCGAAACCGCGTCATCCAACGCATAAACGGCCCGATGAAAAACGCGGCCATCACGAAGGGAGCGGTCATGCCCAGCCCGTAGACAAACAACAGCCAGGCGCCAGTGGATGCCGTATCAGCCCCCGCAGCGGTAAACAGGATCGCGGCCAGCACCGGACCCACGCAGGGGGTCCAGCCAAAAGCGAAGGCGAGGCCGATCACATAGGCCCCCAGGAGGCTGACGTTTGAGGTATTGCCCCCATCGGCCCGCAGTTGACGATACAGGATGCCGATGCGGATCACCCCCAAGAAATGCAGACCCATTGCGATGATGATTGCTGCCGCGATCCAGCGTAGGATGTCGAAATATTCACGCACCACCTGACCAAACAGGGTGGCCGCCGCACCGAGCCCCATGAAAATAGTGATCACACCGGCGGCAAAGAAACAGGCGGCCAACACCGCGCGGTTGCGTGTCGCCGCGTCGATCTTGGCATCTACAGTGATCTGGTTCATCCCGACCCCGGCCAGATAGCTGAGGTAAAAGGGCACGATAGGTAGGATACAGGGAGACAGAAATGACAGAATGCCCGCAAAAGCGGCACCGGCAAAGGTGATCTCTAGCATGTGATTGTCCCGCTCTTGTCTAATTCATATATTCATATTACGTTATCTGACTAACAAAGGTCAATTTCGCATGTCTTTTCGGTCGTTCCTTTTTGGCATCCTGCTGTTTGTCACTTCCGCCCTGTCTGCGGCGGCAGAGACGCAATTGGTGATGGTCGAGGAGCAGGGTTGTATCTGGTGCGCCCGCTGGAATGACGAGATCTCGCATATCTACCCCAAGACCGATGCCGGCAAGGCCGCGCCGCTGCGCCGTTTTGATATTCACACTGCCGCGCCGGACGACCTGAAATTCGAACGCAAACTTGTGTTCACGCCGACATTTGTTCTGATGGTTGACGGTCAAGAGGTATCGCGACTTGAGGGATACCCGGGCGAAGATTTCTTTTGGGGTATTCTGGAGAAGATGCTGGCGGACGCCAGAATTGATATAACAGGCTGACGCTGGGGCTGATGGCCACAGTGGCAAAAATACGAATAAAGACGACAAGACAAGAAGTGAGAAATTGATGGGCTTGCCGGTATTTGATGTAAACATGTGTGCTGACGACATGGATAAAATGGCCGAAAATGCCATGGAGGCGTCCAATTTCCTGAAGGCGATCAGCCATGAGGGGCGGTTGATGATCCTGTGCCATCTGGCGTCTGGTGAAAAATCCGTGACCGAGCTGGAAACCCTGTTGTCTGCCCGCCAAGCTGCCGTCTCCCAGCAACTGTCGCGGCTGCGTCTGGAGGGGCTGGTCACACCCCGTCGTGAGGGCAAGACGATCTACTACAGCCTAACTGACGATCGGCCCAAACAGATCATGGAAGTTGTCTACGATCTGTTCTGCCGCGAGAAATGACAGGGCGTGTCCGGCATGCAGGTAACATGGCGGGTCTGACCGGTGGGTGACACCCTGTCAGAACCCGTGCTTGTCGCCCTTGTCGGGTTGGTTGGCGGTATATTGCTGGGTCTGGCAGCGCGGATCGGGCGGTTTTGCACCTTGGGTGCCATCGAAGATCTGTACTATGGTGAAAACACCTTGCGGTTGCGCATGTGGGGGATCGCGATTGGTGTTGCGGTAATCGGAACCTTTGGCCTGAACGCCCTTGGTTTGTTGGAACTGAGCCAGACACTCTATCTGTCGCGCGCCTGGAACCCGGCGGAAAGCATCATCGGTGGATTGATCTTTGGCTATGGCATGGCCCTGGCGGGCAACTGCGGCTACGGCGCTTTGGCGCGGGTTGGCGGCGGGGATCTGCGGTCACTTCTGATTGTCCTGATCATGGGCATATCCGCCTATGCCACTTTGGGTGGCCCCTTGTCGGATCTGCGCATCTGGCTGTTCGGCGGACCCGAAATTGCCCAAGGCAGCCAGACATTTGCCCATAGCCTTTCGTACATCACGGGCGTCCCGGTAAGTAGCGCGGGCATCACTCTGGGTGTTGCCATCCTAGGTTTTACCCTGTCTCACCACAGCCTGCGCCATTCCTTTCCCCATATTTTCTGGGGTGCAATTGCGGGTTTGGCGATTGTGTCTGGCTGGGCGGGGACACAATGGGTTGCCAATACCGGCTTTGAAGCGACGCCGGTGGTCAGCCACACTTTCTCTGCGCCGATTGGGGAAACGCTGCTTTATGTGATGACCTCTTCGGGCAATACCATCGGCTTTGGCACTGGCTCTGTTTTGGGGGTTTTGCTGGGTGCGTTGCTGGGCAGTCTGATCAAAGGGCATTTCCGGTGGGAGGCCTGCGAGGACCCGCGTGAATTGCGCCGTCAGATGTTGGGTGCGGCACTGATGGGGATGGGGGCGGTCGTGGCCGTGGGGTGCAGTGTGGGGCAGGGGCTGTCGGCATTTTCCGTCCTGTCCTTCAGCGCGCCCGTGACACTGGCCGCGATCATGACAGGGGCGGCCATCGGGTTGCGCCAGTTGATCGCGGGTTTCAGTCCAAACCTCTGATCTGTCGGAATTCCGCCGATCCCTGTTTGACAAGACAAACCCTGCTTTCCGTAGCGATTTTCATCCGCTAGGCTGCGAAAAAACAAATCGGAACAGAGCAGATGACCCTTTCACGCAGATCGATCCTTTTGGGCCTTGGTGCATTTGGGCTGAGCGCCTGTGCAACCGGCGGTACCCTTGGCCCGCGCAGCGGCGCGCCCTCTGGCGGGTTGCCAGCTGACCTGCGCCCGGTCAGCAATGCGGCCTATGACGCATGGGTTGCTAACTTTCGCAGCCGTGCGATCAACCAAGGCATTTCAGCGGGTACCCTATCCGCGGCTTTCCGGGGTACCGGCTATCTTCCTGGTGTGGTCAAACGCGATCGCAACCAGACTGAGTTTTCCCGTACCCTTGAGGATTATCTGGCCATTGCCGCATCTGACGAACGGGTTGCAAAGGGGCGCGCGGCCTTTGCCCGCCACCGCAGCACCCTGGCCGCGGTTGAGGCGCGTTATGGTGTTGACGCTGAAATCGTCACAGCCGTTTGGGGGCTGGAGAGCTTTTATGGCGAGCGGCGCGGCGATGTGCCGGTTATTTCGGCGACGTCAACTTTGGCCTTTGACGGGCGGCGCGGCGCGTTTTTTGAAAAACAATTGATTGCCGCGCTGAAAATCCTGCAAAGTGGCGATACAACACCTGCCATGCTCAAAGGATCATGGGCCGGTGCCATGGGCCACACCCAGTTTATCCCGACCTCCTATCAAGCCTTTGCGGTTGACTTTAATGGTGATGGGCGGCGCGACATCTGGTCTGACAATCCGGCGGATTCGTTGGCCTCTACTGCTGCTTACCTGTCGCGTAACGGCTGGACCAAGGGGCGCAAATGGGGCGGCGAGATTGGCAATGGCGCACCGCAGGGTCGCACCCTGCAACCGCAGGCCGGCGGGCCGCGTTTTGCCGTGACAAGCAATTTCAACGTCATCAAACGCTATAATAATTCCGACAGTTACGCGATTGGGGTGGGCCATCTGGCCGACCGTATCGCCGGTGGCGGCCCAATCCGCGCCAGCTTCCCACCGGATAAATACGGGTTAACCAAAGACGACCGTGTGCGCCTGCAACAACGGCTGACGGCGCGCGGCTTTGACACAGAGGGGTCTGACGGGGTGATCGGTCCCAACAGCCGCAAGGCTATCAGCGCTTATCAAAGCAGTATCGGCCAACAGCCAACCGGTGATCCGTCACAGGAACTGCTGCGTTCCTTGGGGTAAGGTGGCAAGAAGAGGCCGGGCGCAATTGCCTGGCCTTTATACCGGGTTCAGCGCGCGGCCTTTAGCGTAAACAGCCCAGCAAGACCCAAACATGATGCCCCCACGCGGTTCAGGATGCGCAGGGCGCTGGCGCTTTTCAGGATCTGGCGCAGGCCATTGGCACCATAGAGCCACATCAAGCTGTTGATCGCGGCGACGCAAAGGAATGTCAGGATCAAAATGGCAAACTGTTCGAACATCGGGGCGGTTGTTGTGACAAACTGGGGCACAAAGGCGATATAGAAAATCGGCCCCTTTGGATTCAACGCACTGATCAGGAAACTCTGTTTAAACAGGGGCCAGAGGGTTTCTGGATTCGCTGATTTTTCCAAAGGCATGTTTTCTATCGGTGCGGTCCAAAGCTGGTATGCCATCCAGAAAAGATAAGCAGCGCCGCAAAGCTTAAGAACCGTAAACAGGCTTGCGGAGGCGGCGAGGATTGCACCGGCACCCGCCAGCGAGAGCGACATGGCGAAAAATGCACCGGCCACCACGCCCGGAATAGTGGCCAGCCCGCTGCGCTTGCCGTCTTTCAGCGCGGCGGTCACCGTGATCACCACATTCGGTCCGGGAATAAGCACAACTGCGCAGCTGGCCAGTACAAAAGACATCCATATTTCAAAGGTCATTGGTGTTGGTCCACATCAAGGTGTTTGGCTTCTCTCGCGATCGACCATTCGATCAGGGTGGTCCAGATCTCAGCGACCAGTTCGGGGTCCAACCCCCTTGTTCTGGCGTTATCCGTAACCTTGCGCAGGACCTCCTGCACCCTGTCGGTGATGCGGGCGGGCAGTCCCTCTATCCGTTTAAGTTCCACCGCGCGGTCAATATAGCTGCTGCGTGTGACCAGCATTTCAATCAGCTTGTCATCAAGGGCATCAATTTGAACGCGCAGCTCTGCCATGGTGTTGCAGTCTTGAGGGGCTTTGGTTTGCATCACGTCTCGTCCTTGGTTTCAGATGGTTTCACTGGCAAGTTTGACACCCAGCCCGATGAAGACGGTGGCAAAGGCGCGGCGCATCCACTTCATTGCCGCAGGTGCGCCCAACAGCCGGTGTCGGATGCCAGCGGCGAAAAGGCCATAGCAGACAAAGACGCCAAATGTCATGGCAAGGAAAATGCTGCTGAGAAACAACATATGGGGGATCGGATTATTGCTATCGGCGGGGATGAACTGCGGCAGGAAAGCCAGAAAGAAGATTGAAAGTTTCGGGTTCAGGATGTTGATCAGCGCGCCGGTCAAGGCGATGCGAAACAAGGATTTTTCCGTCTTTTCCGGCGTCACCTCCATCGCGCCTTTCTGTTTCAGTATCATCCACGCCATGTAGAGCAGATAGGCCGCCCCTGCGTATTTGACGATCTGAAAGGCCACCGCGCTGGTATGAAGCAGGGCGGCCAGCCCCAGGATGGCCGTCAGCACATGCGGCACACCCCCGAAGGTGCAGCCGGCGGCGGCGGCAATACTTGCAGTGCCCCCACGGGCCAGCCCGACGGCAAGCGTATAGATCACACCCGTG
This DNA window, taken from Sulfitobacter pacificus, encodes the following:
- the soxA gene encoding sulfur oxidation c-type cytochrome SoxA; this translates as MRKLTGAFLATLMATSIASADPVDDNLILNEETEIVTRTTAPAHLSDALDEVMSGWLFRGTETRAMQADDFDNPGMIFVEKALEAWDTAEGSEGKSCSSCHNEMDSMAGVKATYPKWNEAAGEVRTLQMQVNDCRVNRMGAEAWKYDKGDAINMEAALSSVSRGLPVNVAIDGPAQSTWELGKELYYTRTGQLELSCANCHEDNYGNMIRADHLSQGQINGFPVYRLKNTKLNGAHSRFKGCIRDTRAETYSPGSAEFIALELYVASRGNGLSVEGPSVRN
- the soxZ gene encoding thiosulfate oxidation carrier complex protein SoxZ is translated as MASGVKPRVKVPKKATAGEAITIKTLISHKMESGQRKDDDGKAIPRSIINRFTCDFNGENVVDVKMEPAISTNPYFEFEALVPEAGEFKFTWYDDDGSVYEETKSIAIG
- the soxY gene encoding thiosulfate oxidation carrier protein SoxY yields the protein MEFTRRNAIAMGAGALLVAGLPLRASAATSDEAIAAFTGGAEVGTGDIKLTAPEIAENGNTVPIEVSSGSATEIMVLALGNPTPAVATFKFGKLAASRAASTRIRLAGTQDLVAIAKLEDGSFVQASSTVKVTIGGCGG
- the soxX gene encoding sulfur oxidation c-type cytochrome SoxX, encoding MRISVISAAVIGLTASVAFASEVLPTAVSFTEDGAVAQSLSGTAGDAANGRIIVGDKKQGNCVACHQVSDLADVPFQGEIGPMLDGAGERWSEAELRGIVANAKIMFEDSMMPSFYKTEGFIRPGNAYTGKAADDTFGPILTAQQIEDVVAYLVTLKE
- a CDS encoding thioredoxin family protein — its product is MRLLIAACVTFVMTATAFAAELGDDGLHKTPWMRDTFKDLSEDLAEATDEGKRLMVMIEQRGCIYCTKMHEEVFVVPEIAAFIEENYFVVQINMFGDIEVTDFDGTALPEKEMVKKWGALFTPMILFFPEEVDADATATQAAVATMPGAFGRHTTFNMLNWIVEKGYEGEETFQKYHARKFAEQSN
- a CDS encoding cytochrome c biogenesis CcdA family protein, producing MLEITFAGAAFAGILSFLSPCILPIVPFYLSYLAGVGMNQITVDAKIDAATRNRAVLAACFFAAGVITIFMGLGAAATLFGQVVREYFDILRWIAAAIIIAMGLHFLGVIRIGILYRQLRADGGNTSNVSLLGAYVIGLAFAFGWTPCVGPVLAAILFTAAGADTASTGAWLLFVYGLGMTAPFVMAAFFIGPFMRWMTRFRRHLGTIEKIMGGMLIVFGLLIATNSMNYIAQWMLAVGPDIGVLR
- a CDS encoding ArsR/SmtB family transcription factor; translation: MGLPVFDVNMCADDMDKMAENAMEASNFLKAISHEGRLMILCHLASGEKSVTELETLLSARQAAVSQQLSRLRLEGLVTPRREGKTIYYSLTDDRPKQIMEVVYDLFCREK
- a CDS encoding YeeE/YedE family protein, which translates into the protein MGDTLSEPVLVALVGLVGGILLGLAARIGRFCTLGAIEDLYYGENTLRLRMWGIAIGVAVIGTFGLNALGLLELSQTLYLSRAWNPAESIIGGLIFGYGMALAGNCGYGALARVGGGDLRSLLIVLIMGISAYATLGGPLSDLRIWLFGGPEIAQGSQTFAHSLSYITGVPVSSAGITLGVAILGFTLSHHSLRHSFPHIFWGAIAGLAIVSGWAGTQWVANTGFEATPVVSHTFSAPIGETLLYVMTSSGNTIGFGTGSVLGVLLGALLGSLIKGHFRWEACEDPRELRRQMLGAALMGMGAVVAVGCSVGQGLSAFSVLSFSAPVTLAAIMTGAAIGLRQLIAGFSPNL
- a CDS encoding lytic murein transglycosylase gives rise to the protein MTLSRRSILLGLGAFGLSACATGGTLGPRSGAPSGGLPADLRPVSNAAYDAWVANFRSRAINQGISAGTLSAAFRGTGYLPGVVKRDRNQTEFSRTLEDYLAIAASDERVAKGRAAFARHRSTLAAVEARYGVDAEIVTAVWGLESFYGERRGDVPVISATSTLAFDGRRGAFFEKQLIAALKILQSGDTTPAMLKGSWAGAMGHTQFIPTSYQAFAVDFNGDGRRDIWSDNPADSLASTAAYLSRNGWTKGRKWGGEIGNGAPQGRTLQPQAGGPRFAVTSNFNVIKRYNNSDSYAIGVGHLADRIAGGGPIRASFPPDKYGLTKDDRVRLQQRLTARGFDTEGSDGVIGPNSRKAISAYQSSIGQQPTGDPSQELLRSLG
- a CDS encoding LysE family translocator; amino-acid sequence: MTFEIWMSFVLASCAVVLIPGPNVVITVTAALKDGKRSGLATIPGVVAGAFFAMSLSLAGAGAILAASASLFTVLKLCGAAYLFWMAYQLWTAPIENMPLEKSANPETLWPLFKQSFLISALNPKGPIFYIAFVPQFVTTTAPMFEQFAILILTFLCVAAINSLMWLYGANGLRQILKSASALRILNRVGASCLGLAGLFTLKAAR
- a CDS encoding chorismate mutase, yielding MQTKAPQDCNTMAELRVQIDALDDKLIEMLVTRSSYIDRAVELKRIEGLPARITDRVQEVLRKVTDNARTRGLDPELVAEIWTTLIEWSIAREAKHLDVDQHQ
- a CDS encoding LysE family translocator — its product is MSLKFLITAFIVVIVPGTGVIYTLAVGLARGGTASIAAAAGCTFGGVPHVLTAILGLAALLHTSAVAFQIVKYAGAAYLLYMAWMILKQKGAMEVTPEKTEKSLFRIALTGALINILNPKLSIFFLAFLPQFIPADSNNPIPHMLFLSSIFLAMTFGVFVCYGLFAAGIRHRLLGAPAAMKWMRRAFATVFIGLGVKLASETI